The proteins below are encoded in one region of Deltaproteobacteria bacterium:
- a CDS encoding DUF362 domain-containing protein, which produces MKPDVVITKCNDYINEEVYRIVKESVDLLGGIGAFVKNGEQILLKPNLLSAKPPDAAVTTHPAVVRAAIQLVKEAGATPVVGDSPGIGSALKVAQKCGIAAVAKEFGVEIINLAQSISVENPNGKTFKRLELSKEAIEVDGIINLPKLKTHAQMFLTLGVKNMFGCVVGARKPQWHMAAGVDTYAFARMLIDTYLFLKPRLTIVDGIVGMEGNGPGSAGDPRRLGLIFAAVDCIALDRVITEVLGVEANALLTTKVAEEDEIGITDINEINILGEGIEDVKIHDFKFPPLASIEFKLPFALHNYLRKPLTSRPSIDNKECTLCNMCVDICPLGIMTKTDKINIDYDKCIRCFCCLEICPEGAITVKDGWLKRIISSL; this is translated from the coding sequence ATGAAACCAGATGTAGTTATTACTAAGTGCAATGATTATATCAATGAGGAGGTTTACAGGATAGTAAAGGAGTCTGTGGACCTCCTCGGCGGTATAGGGGCATTCGTAAAAAATGGCGAACAAATCCTTTTAAAACCAAACCTCCTTTCTGCAAAACCTCCTGATGCAGCCGTAACAACCCATCCTGCGGTAGTAAGGGCAGCGATACAGCTTGTAAAAGAGGCTGGGGCAACCCCTGTTGTAGGCGATAGCCCGGGCATTGGCAGCGCTCTTAAGGTTGCTCAAAAATGCGGGATTGCGGCAGTTGCGAAAGAGTTTGGAGTAGAGATAATAAACCTTGCCCAATCTATAAGTGTGGAAAATCCTAATGGGAAAACCTTTAAAAGACTTGAACTGTCAAAAGAGGCAATAGAGGTTGACGGCATAATAAACCTTCCGAAGCTTAAGACCCATGCCCAGATGTTTTTGACCCTTGGCGTAAAAAATATGTTTGGCTGTGTTGTCGGCGCAAGGAAGCCGCAGTGGCATATGGCGGCAGGTGTTGACACTTATGCCTTTGCAAGGATGCTTATTGATACATATTTATTTCTAAAGCCCAGACTGACAATAGTTGACGGCATCGTAGGTATGGAGGGAAATGGGCCGGGAAGCGCTGGCGACCCAAGAAGGCTCGGCCTTATATTTGCAGCAGTGGATTGCATAGCCCTTGACAGGGTTATAACAGAGGTCTTGGGCGTTGAGGCAAATGCCCTTCTTACGACAAAGGTTGCAGAAGAAGATGAAATTGGAATAACAGACATAAACGAGATAAATATCCTTGGAGAGGGAATAGAAGATGTTAAGATTCATGATTTCAAATTTCCCCCGCTTGCGAGCATAGAATTTAAGCTTCCATTCGCGCTTCACAATTATCTAAGGAAGCCGCTTACATCAAGGCCTTCAATAGACAATAAAGAATGTACGCTATGCAATATGTGTGTTGATATCTGCCCGCTGGGGATTATGACAAAAACAGATAAAATCAATATTGACTATGATAAATGCATACGATGCTTCTGCTGTCTGGAGATATGTCCTGAAGGGGCCATAACGGTAAAGGATGGCTGGCTGAAGAGGATAATAAGCAGTTTGTAA